One stretch of Zingiber officinale cultivar Zhangliang chromosome 6B, Zo_v1.1, whole genome shotgun sequence DNA includes these proteins:
- the LOC121990628 gene encoding auxin-responsive protein SAUR24-like: MKRHRGFRLGRCLGRVWRRLFPRRHKHYLRLDRAAGSFLQSSRLSQTSKTTSKFRHWGLLLTRRFRRNQTGAEATLLAEEPEGGPTPKGHLAVYVGCERYTVPVIYFNHPLFGELLREAEEEFGFHHTGGITLPCPTARFEDVRNRIAADSDRSRRRS, translated from the coding sequence ATGAAGAGGCACAGAGGATTCAGATTGGGGCGGTGCCTCGGCCGAGTGTGGCGCCGCCTCTTCCCCCGCCGGCATAAACACTACCTCCGCCTTGACCGCGCCGCCGGATCCTTCTTGCAATCGAGCCGCCTCTCGCAGACCTCGAAAACTACCTCAAAGTTCCGCCATTGGGGCCTCCTCCTCACCCGCCGCTTCCGCCGGAATCAAACCGGCGCGGAGGCCACGCTTCTGGCGGAGGAGCCAGAGGGCGGGCCGACCCCGAAGGGACACCTGGCCGTGTACGTCGGGTGCGAAAGGTACACGGTCCCGGTGATCTACTTCAACCACCCTCTCTTCGGGGAGCTGCTGCGGGAGGCGGAGGAGGAGTTCGGGTTCCACCACACAGGCGGCATCACTCTCCCCTGCCCCACCGCGAGGTTCGAAGACGTAAGGAATCGGATCGCCGCCGACAGCGACAGATCCCGCCGTCGGAGCTAG